tgtttcaatatCAACGTTATAACGTTACATGTTTACCGTGCTTCAGAACAAAAATATTAAGCTTTGTGTATTAACCAGGTTTAGTTAACAATGTGAATTTATTATCCAGATGTTGTAACTCAACACCAGTTTTGACCAGTGCATTTTTACACATTCGCCCAGTAACTTTCGAGTGGCAGTGTTATCACTGAAATAGTCCTTCTAATTAAAGCATCATCTTGTATCCACCAATAACTGTATCCACTGTATAATATCACAGTGCAATAACCATTGTGCAGTAGTTGTAGTGTGTTAGCCTCCAGTAAGAGCAGTATGAGTAAGGAACTGTCTCTAAGTCAGTCAGCTCAATATGTTGGGCCCTACCGACTGGAAAAAACACTGGGGAAGGGACAGACAGGTGGGTAAaccaaactgcattttaaactactatttcatgttgaaatgtatactgtatatgacgTCTGTTAGTCTCTAATTTTTTGCCTCTCTACACCTCTCATTGTGTCTTTCAGGACTGGTCAAGCTCGGGGTCCATTGTATTACGGGTCAGAAGGTTGCCATCAAAATAGtcaacagagagaagctgtCTGAGTCAGTCCTGATGAAGGTACAGTATGATGCTGTTGCAGTGGCAATAATGCTATTTTTGTATATAGCAAGAAGTGTTATGCTGTCCACTAACATGTGCTCCATATTCTCTATATTTACTTTCTGCATAAGTGTATAAAATTAACCTCTGTTCGGTTGCTTCAAAACTACACTTGTGCTCTGCAATAAtatctcctctccttttctttacATCTATCTCGTCTTCTCTCTAACCAGGTTGAGAGGGAGATTGCCATTCTGAAACTGATTGAGCATCCGCATGTGTTGAAGCTGCATGATGTTTACGAGAATAATAAATACCTGTGAGTTTCCTCTCTGCATTCAAAAGAGCCTCACAACTTGGCTCAGAGGAGCCTGCAAGCTTTTCTTTTGTACTGAACTTTGGAGCAGGGCGGGTATAAATAATACTCTAAGAACTGTATTAATCTGCTTTCATCACTCTAATCTTACTTTTCCTTCATTTCCTACAATTATTctgaaaagttttttatttatcttactCGCTCAAATGCTTTAACACTGATGTAAAACAGCTGTTGGAGTAGGCAGGCATGTTGGCTAAAAGTGagtacattaaaaaaggtaaattacCAGATTTCATCTCAATATTGTGAGTCCCAGACAGGTTGGAGGAGTGTCTTAGGTtagatgtttttagttttattatttttttgtccctcCCCTTGTCTCTTAGAGATGAACTTTTAGAATCCCACTGTATGCCGACAGGTACCTGGTGTTGGAGCATGTGTCAGGAGgagagttgtttgactacctggTCAAGAAGGGCCGACTGACTCCAAAAGAGGCCAGGAAGTTCTTCAGGCAGATCATCTCTGCTTTGGATTTCTGCCACAGTCATTCCATATGGTTGGTTATTGCCGAGAGCAATGGTTCTTAAAGGAAAATCTTAAATCAATGACAAATGAATGCCAATTTAATGtttcatgtcataaaaagttgtaAACTGCCTTAGTCGGTAACATCAAAAATCTATCTTAAACATTACTTTGTATTACTGACTTGATGTTTGCAGGCACTTATCATCCTTACATTCCTTTTAGACAAATTGACACAGTTTTGTTATAGCGTATCAAGTCATAAATTAGTGGGAAAACTTGTGATTGTGCAACATGAGTCAACAGTCACAGTTAAGCTGAAATGCCATAATCAGCACTAGAAGACTTATAGTACCTGTTGTATCTAGTCACAGAGACCTGAAGCCTGAGAACTTGCTCctggatgaaaaaaacaacatccgCATCGCGGACTTTGGCATGGCCTCCCTTCAGGTGGGGGACAGTCTCCTAGAGACCAGCTGTGGGTGAGTACCAACACTGTGAGGGTGTTCATAAGTaatgtgtacacacataaaaaggtaATAATTCGTATTTCAGAAACAATGTAAATCTATGCATATTCTATTGTATACCTTAAAGAGTACTGTAGTTTCCACAGAAGCGTAAGACTTTTTTATACTGTGCATACTTACCAGAATTGTAAGTGGGGTAATGTTGCCtgtaacacatttctttcattataGATCACCACATTATGCTTGCCCTGAAGTTATACGGGTAAGTGTTCCTCAAATTTATCTACCTGTAATATAAATACGCAAAGTATgttaataaattattcattgAGTGGCAAATTGTATCCAGTTCTGTCATTAAAACATGGTTTCACTGTTCTTTGGACTGAGACTGACTAAATGATGGATCATAATGCATTAgggtgtttctttttttaattaagaattCTCGGGTAAGCCTTAAATGAGCTAAAATTATCTCAGTGGATTTAATCAATGAATGTGACTCATCTGGTATTTAATAGTGAATTTACATGGATTCTGACTTTGGCAGGGAGAGAAATATGATGGACGGAGAGCAGATGTGTGGAGCTGTGGGGTGATCCTTTTTGCTCTACTGGTGGTAAGTGCATTAGTCCTGTTTTTACAGGTCGGCCCCTTTGTAAAGACCCCTTAGTGTGTTTGCAGCTTTTACTTCCCTCTttttaagtcaactttattttaatctgtctttctttaattccctctctccttttctcatACAGGGCGCCCTGCCCTTTGACCATGACAATTTACGCCAACTCCTGGAGAAGGTGAAGAGCGGGGTGTTCCACATGCCCCACTTCATCCCTCCGGACTGCCAGTCTCTGCTCAAGGGCATGATTGAGGTCAACCCTGAAATAAGGCTCACGGTACGGGACTGAGAGTGCTCACACACAAGCGGCTCGTACATAGGTGGTTTGAATGCCGTCTAAACACCTGGAATTGATACAGCTAGCCCATACGCAGGCTGTATCCAGAGATTATCCACATTGATTTGGGATTGCCTCTCATTCCTTCCTTTTGAAGATATGGGGATTGAAGAGAGCAACTTTATTTGACTGCTGTCATTAATATTAATCCTTTTCTAGAGACCTGCTTGTCCTTACTTTTGCATTTTGTGGCTGCATCGCTagaattttaattattattatcagagTTGACATGGATTAGAGACAGTAGTAGTCTACTGTCAGTAGTAATCTATTTTGACGAAGTTTCAATTACGGGGTAGTTCCAGTGCCACCTGATGTCCCTCCCcttggctttctttgtgttggcattctaaactcccgCCGATTCCAAAAACGTCCTTCGAACTAGAACCGACGATGAAATTGtgcttatcttttttttggAGTAAGATTTTCATCGAACACTCGACAGCCATTTAAATTCCAGCTCTCACACATGgtccacaaaaacaagtacCTTCGCGAGGCTATTTTACAGAGGCATCGTACCACCGCTtggcaccgcccaagacgattgtgatcggtttaaagacatgccaataaaccagagcacgtttttctcctatccaggaatgtgtggactagccagaccctcctccaaagggctgtggagataggtctggcaatgtgagactagaaATACAGTTGCGCTTCCATTGGTGCATTGTTTTAGGCGCATTGTAAACAATCAGTTATCAGAAAGATGCATGCACATTGTGATTATAATGTGCAATAATCAGAACTGATTAGGTATCATGTGCATGTAAAGAAAAGTGTCTGGTGTGAAGTGTTAACCCAGCGCAGCTTTGTGGCCATATGGCTGTTAACAGACTGTAGAAACTAATGGCCCCATCTGCCCTGTCACCCTTTAAAGCTCGAGGCCATCCAGAAACATGCCTGGTATCTGTGAGTATATGTTCATTTTTACAAACTtgactgttaaataaaatagtaaattaaaGGGATGCATCAGATTGAATCATATACACAACTATATCTGTGTCAaccatgtgggtgtgtgtgtgtgtgtgtgtgtgtgtggctcccAGGGGTGGTCGTAATGAGCCGTGTCCTGAGCAGCCTCCTCCCAGGCGAGTGTGTGTGAGGCGAATCCTGTCCCTGACTGAGCTAGACCCAGATGTGTTGGACAGCATGCACTCACTGGGTTGTTTCCGAGACCGAGGCAAGCTCACACGGGATTTGCAATGTGAAGagtaagtatttttttcaactcTTAACTGTGTTTCATAGTGCCCGGTTGTACGCTGAGTgaccagaaagaaaaaaaacaattagataTAATGCAATGCAATGGCCAAAGGCACACTACAGCTTTACTTACAATGGACAGATATGATATGAGGCTATGGTATGGAATGATTTGTAAAAACTGTGTTATTGAAAGGTTATATTATTTTCATACATGCAGtagcaaaataagaaaaaataagcggaagaagatggatggattaatgGATGGAATATacagatttttaaaatcttaaaacacCTCTCACGTTGTCAAcaacaattaaataatatatgttGCACAACAAGGACTAGTGTATTGGTTTGTGTACGGGAGTTACAATTATTATGGTTACTCAGTCATGTACCTAAAGAGTTTCcacatctgttttttgttgacCCCTGTGTATTGTGGGCAGACATATTGAGTGCTGTCTGAAAGCAGAGAGGGGATTcggcttcctcttcatcatgcCGTGTCAAACTCCTGTTCTGAATCAGGTTGAGTGACTCGCCACAGGGTTAAAGCACGCAAGATGGTGGATACACTGAAGCAGTGTGATCTAGCCTTACAAATATCAAAGTCATGGTGCAGCCATGTGCTCATTGTCACAACAAAGTGATATTGAGGGCTTCAAATGATGCGTTGGTTTGTGCTCAAAAGGTCTGCATTTGTTGTTGTGACGTATTAAGTTAAGGACCGCAGCCTTAGTATGGAACAGTGTACGAAAGGAGTAAGTATGTGGCCACATGTTCTGTCCAATCTCTTCcactaaatatatttttttagctgAAAGTAGTGGATAACCACATCATCAGTTGAATAGAATGaactgttaatatacagtacataggaGGCTTACCTACTCTAGTCACATGTTGCTCCTTACTActctgtcttctttctttctttccaaatTTTAATATCTCATCCAatgactttctctctctttttctcagaGAAAACCAAGAGAAGATGATCTATTACCTGCTGCTGGACAGGAAAGAGCGCTACCCCAGCTATGAGGATGAGGATTTGCCACCGCGCAATGATGTAGGTCAGTCTTTAGGGGGCAGGAAGGATCCACTCGTGGGCGAGAGCTGCTTTTCTCAGCCTCAGTTTCTGTGAAGGAATTGTACAACAGTCAGTGTCTGGTGTCTCACACAGGTACTCATTACCTCTGCCAATGAATTTGCGTGATTACTTTTTGGatgaaatataatgtttttcACTGATAGCCAAAGAACCAGTAAGTGTGATCTCCACTATTAGCAATAAAACGTAAAGTAATAtgaaagacagacggacagaaaTGTTTGCCCAAGGGCCTGCTTGTGTCTTTATggtctttatttttatggaatttatgtaacattttaccAACAATAAGTCATAACTGTCTTTTAAGAGATTCAAAACAGACTTTGCAGGACATCTGCAAGATTTCTAAAAACTGGGAGAAGGCAGCTACAGTATTCTGTCTGTGCAAATAAAGCTACATTTATCACTGTCACAAATAGTGCAACAAGCCAAAGgcctgtggaaaaaaaatcactttcaACGTAGTCATACTTTCTAgtactgaaagaaaaaagaaacgtGATAAAGGGAGCGGGATAATGAAGATGCAGAAACATCTCAGGAAGCAATAGGTTTTAGTTgacatgtctttttattttgagaaacaCTTTAACAAATCCACTTCCAAggcaaagaaacaaacaatatttttgaGAGTAATCCTTTTTTATGGCAGTTGCACAACATATCATGTATCATGTCATTAAAATGCAGCTTCAACATAATCTTTAAACCGCTAATGGATGTTGATAAATCCAGTCATAACTATAATGTGCTGTTCTACAGCAGACCCTCCTCGAAAGCGTGTCGACTCTCCGATGCTGACGCGCCATGGCCGCTGTCGTCCCGAGAGGAAAAGCCTGGAGGTACTGAGTGTTACTGAACAGGGGTCCCCTACCCCGCCTCGCAGGGCCCTGGACACAGCTGCACACAGCCAGAGGTGTGTATAGTTTGCAGAGTTTCCCttctgggatcaataaagtttttctgattctgattctgattctgatattgTGTTTATAAAGTATACACACTCTAAATGTTgcatacaaaaaaatgcatgtcaCACACAGTTTCTTGTTGGCTATACACTGTCTTTGTTCCCCATCTTTTGACCTCTGGTCTGTTTGTCAGGTCTCGCTCAGTCAGTGGAGCATCCACCGGTCTCTCCTCCAGCCCTCTCAGCAGTCCCAGGGTAAGGGCCTGTTGGccaattttttaacaaactcTACACAGTTTCGCTTTGATTACCTGCACTGTCTCTGAAACATGATGCAAgcatgcttaaaaaaataatttttaatatttcaccCCACTCCTACCTGTAACTTACAAGTACAGTTAAAGGATTGGTATTAGAGATAGTCACAATTTTTGGAGTCCATCTTAAAACAATAGTTAGGTGCCCATATGGGCCTTTAAGCTGTATTAATTCCTCATAATTCCTCATTTTGCATAAAACCATTAGATTCAattgtatgtacatgtgtttaGCTTTTTACATGTAATTTTGAAAGCGTTACTAATTATAGTATACACTATCAATATTGTAATGCTGATATaccaataatatatatataaaatatgataaCGTTTCGCACCTTTTTTTGCTAGTATTGCCTACCCCGATattaaactgctttaaaaaaacttaaccATTCTTACACATCATCACAACACCAGTTCCTCAGATTAAATCTCACCCAACAGGAGGTTTGTGTGgcatttttcttctgtcttcatGTCACTTCTCTTCCTCACCATGCATGAACTAGCTGTTTGCACAGAATGTATTATATAACCGTGAAATAGATTACTTAATGGAATTATTTGCTTTTCTGGTGTGCTTAAGTTTCGGAATGCATTATATTATTAAACAGTCCATAGACGGTAACTAAATCAACCTTTACTGCCAGCAATAACTAAACTGTAACACCTTCAATGCCACCGTCCTCTGTCACTGCATTGTTAACCCTGTCACAACCACAACTGTCACTAAACCTTCACTCACATACAATACTAATGGCACAAAAGACTAAAGCCCCAAAATTAAGGCTTTTATAGACAGAATTGGTAGTATTGCATTTGACACTTTCACTACAAGATACACTCTTTTGTCACGAAGCATGATATTCATTTCCATCCTTTCTCCATGTTccatcccctctctttcttgttatccatctctctcccccccactCCCACCCCACAAACCCACTCCCCAGTCCTATCAAAGCCCCGTCTTCactttcagccaatcagacgtCACTTCTGCCACCGCTACCCCCCTCGCAAAGGAGCCCAAACAGGGAAACGCCACCACTCCTCGTTCAGCTCGGGCTCATGACAAGCTCAAAACTCCCCCCAACCCAAAGACCCAGACCCTGCCCATCAAAGGACCGTCCGACCGACCCCATCTGCAGCCCATCAAGTCCTTGCCTTTGCACAACCCATCCTCCCGCTCACCCTCCCCTTCTTCGCTCCTGTCACCCATCCCTCGTTTCTTCTTCCCATCGTCCTCTGTCCTAAAGTCAGTGACTAAGAGCTTCTACCCAAACTCTGCCCACTCTGTGCCGCAGGTCACTCCCCAAGGCTCTCCGTTGCCCACACCTTTGGGCACCCCTGTCCACCACCCTCACCACCCCTCCTCTACCCCGCCCTCTtcttcctcgtcctcgtcctcctcgcgggcggagggagggggaggggtaGGCTCGCTGTCGCTGACCCCGCCCTCCAGcccaggagggggaagcggtaTGGCAGCCAGCAGCTCTGCCCACTGGAGGACTCGCCTCAATTCTTTCAAGAACAACCTGCTGGGCTCACCTCGTTTCCATCGCCGTAAACTGCAAGGTGAGTTTGGTACGTTCACCTTGATATTATGTGAGTTTCGTTAATTTTTCTTCCAATACACTATCTCTATAGGACAACTAAAGCAAAGTTGGTCAACAGTTTCAAAAGGTTTCCTACATTCTTACACTGGTAAAACatgattttcttgttttagCCTTCAGTATACCAGACCATTTATAATGGCAATGGATTATGTCTCAAATATTACTTTCTTCTGGCTTCCATCTGAAAATCAAATTTTGTTCccaaatgttcattttaatagtGAGTTGTCTCTTTCAGTTCCTACATCAGAAGACATGTCCAGTCTAACACCAGAATCCAGCCCTGAGTAAGTCACACTCCTTGAGATAAATTGCTGAGGAGTtacttgttttctctctctaaagCTGTGTGTCTCTGCTCTTGGATGTT
This sequence is a window from Etheostoma cragini isolate CJK2018 chromosome 21, CSU_Ecrag_1.0, whole genome shotgun sequence. Protein-coding genes within it:
- the si:ch211-255p10.4 gene encoding serine/threonine-protein kinase BRSK1 isoform X14, encoding MASLQVGDSLLETSCGSPHYACPEVIRGEKYDGRRADVWSCGVILFALLVGALPFDHDNLRQLLEKVKSGVFHMPHFIPPDCQSLLKGMIEVNPEIRLTLEAIQKHAWYLGGRNEPCPEQPPPRRVCVRRILSLTELDPDVLDSMHSLGCFRDRGKLTRDLQCEEENQEKMIYYLLLDRKERYPSYEDEDLPPRNDVADPPRKRVDSPMLTRHGRCRPERKSLEVLSVTEQGSPTPPRRALDTAAHSQRSRSVSGASTGLSSSPLSSPRSYQSPVFTFSQSDVTSATATPLAKEPKQGNATTPRSARAHDKLKTPPNPKTQTLPIKGPSDRPHLQPIKSLPLHNPSSRSPSPSSLLSPIPRFFFPSSSVLKSVTKSFYPNSAHSVPQVTPQGSPLPTPLGTPVHHPHHPSSTPPSSSSSSSSSRAEGGGGVGSLSLTPPSSPGGGSGMAASSSAHWRTRLNSFKNNLLGSPRFHRRKLQGEFVPTSEDMSSLTPESSPELAKKSWFGNFIGLEKEEQIFVVIRDKPLSSVKADIVHAFLSIPSLSHSVLSQTSFRAEYKSSGGPSVFQKPVKFQVDIAFSEGERERDRERTEREGRRETGIYSVTFTLISGPSRRFRRVVETIQAQLLSSHDQPMVQALSDPFPDEKNGRPHGTPTRQNSRRSEGGGDRCEWGDRADGGGIGGSGGVLQRRGSAKERTRLLSSNGTQSQP
- the si:ch211-255p10.4 gene encoding serine/threonine-protein kinase BRSK2 isoform X10, which gives rise to MSKELSLSQSAQYVGPYRLEKTLGKGQTGLVKLGVHCITGQKVAIKIVNREKLSESVLMKVEREIAILKLIEHPHVLKLHDVYENNKYLYLVLEHVSGGELFDYLVKKGRLTPKEARKFFRQIISALDFCHSHSICHRDLKPENLLLDEKNNIRIADFGMASLQVGDSLLETSCGSPHYACPEVIRGEKYDGRRADVWSCGVILFALLVGALPFDHDNLRQLLEKVKSGVFHMPHFIPPDCQSLLKGMIEVNPEIRLTLEAIQKHAWYLGGRNEPCPEQPPPRRVCVRRILSLTELDPDVLDSMHSLGCFRDRGKLTRDLQCEEENQEKMIYYLLLDRKERYPSYEDEDLPPRNDVADPPRKRVDSPMLTRHGRCRPERKSLEVLSVTEQGSPTPPRRALDTAAHSQRSRSVSGASTGLSSSPLSSPRVTPQGSPLPTPLGTPVHHPHHPSSTPPSSSSSSSSSRAEGGGGVGSLSLTPPSSPGGGSGMAASSSAHWRTRLNSFKNNLLGSPRFHRRKLQGEFVPTSEDMSSLTPESSPELAKKSWFGNFIGLEKEEQIFVVIRDKPLSSVKADIVHAFLSIPSLSHSVLSQTSFRAEYKSSGGPSVFQKPVKFQVDIAFSEGERERDRERTEREGRRETGIYSVTFTLISGPSRRFRRVVETIQAQLLSSHDQPMVQALSDPFPDEKNGRPHGTPTRQNSRRSEGGGDRCEWGDRADGGGIGGSGGVLQRRGSAKERTRLLSSNGTQSQP
- the si:ch211-255p10.4 gene encoding serine/threonine-protein kinase BRSK2 isoform X13; translated protein: MSKELSLSQSAQYVGPYRLEKTLGKGQTGLVKLGVHCITGQKVAIKIVNREKLSESVLMKVEREIAILKLIEHPHVLKLHDVYENNKYLYLVLEHVSGGELFDYLVKKGRLTPKEARKFFRQIISALDFCHSHSICHRDLKPENLLLDEKNNIRIADFGMASLQVGDSLLETSCGSPHYACPEVIRGEKYDGRRADVWSCGVILFALLVGALPFDHDNLRQLLEKVKSGVFHMPHFIPPDCQSLLKGMIEVNPEIRLTLEAIQKHAWYLGGRNEPCPEQPPPRRVCVRRILSLTELDPDVLDSMHSLGCFRDRGKLTRDLQCEEENQEKMIYYLLLDRKERYPSYEDEDLPPRNDVDPPRKRVDSPMLTRHGRCRPERKSLEVLSVTEQGSPTPPRRALDTAAHSQRSRSVSGASTGLSSSPLSSPRVTPQGSPLPTPLGTPVHHPHHPSSTPPSSSSSSSSSRAEGGGGVGSLSLTPPSSPGGGSGMAASSSAHWRTRLNSFKNNLLGSPRFHRRKLQVPTSEDMSSLTPESSPELAKKSWFGNFIGLEKEEQIFVVIRDKPLSSVKADIVHAFLSIPSLSHSVLSQTSFRAEYKSSGGPSVFQKPVKFQVDIAFSEGERERDRERTEREGRRETGIYSVTFTLISGPSRRFRRVVETIQAQLLSSHDQPMVQALSDPFPDEKNGRPHGTPTRQNSRRSEGGGDRCEWGDRADGGGIGGSGGVLQRRGSAKERTRLLSSNGTQSQP
- the si:ch211-255p10.4 gene encoding serine/threonine-protein kinase BRSK2 isoform X12, giving the protein MSKELSLSQSAQYVGPYRLEKTLGKGQTGLVKLGVHCITGQKVAIKIVNREKLSESVLMKVEREIAILKLIEHPHVLKLHDVYENNKYLYLVLEHVSGGELFDYLVKKGRLTPKEARKFFRQIISALDFCHSHSICHRDLKPENLLLDEKNNIRIADFGMASLQVGDSLLETSCGSPHYACPEVIRGEKYDGRRADVWSCGVILFALLVGALPFDHDNLRQLLEKVKSGVFHMPHFIPPDCQSLLKGMIEVNPEIRLTLEAIQKHAWYLGGRNEPCPEQPPPRRVCVRRILSLTELDPDVLDSMHSLGCFRDRGKLTRDLQCEEENQEKMIYYLLLDRKERYPSYEDEDLPPRNDVADPPRKRVDSPMLTRHGRCRPERKSLEVLSVTEQGSPTPPRRALDTAAHSQRSRSVSGASTGLSSSPLSSPRVTPQGSPLPTPLGTPVHHPHHPSSTPPSSSSSSSSSRAEGGGGVGSLSLTPPSSPGGGSGMAASSSAHWRTRLNSFKNNLLGSPRFHRRKLQVPTSEDMSSLTPESSPELAKKSWFGNFIGLEKEEQIFVVIRDKPLSSVKADIVHAFLSIPSLSHSVLSQTSFRAEYKSSGGPSVFQKPVKFQVDIAFSEGERERDRERTEREGRRETGIYSVTFTLISGPSRRFRRVVETIQAQLLSSHDQPMVQALSDPFPDEKNGRPHGTPTRQNSRRSEGGGDRCEWGDRADGGGIGGSGGVLQRRGSAKERTRLLSSNGTQSQP
- the si:ch211-255p10.4 gene encoding serine/threonine-protein kinase BRSK1 isoform X1, which codes for MSKELSLSQSAQYVGPYRLEKTLGKGQTGLVKLGVHCITGQKVAIKIVNREKLSESVLMKVEREIAILKLIEHPHVLKLHDVYENNKYLYLVLEHVSGGELFDYLVKKGRLTPKEARKFFRQIISALDFCHSHSICHRDLKPENLLLDEKNNIRIADFGMASLQVGDSLLETSCGSPHYACPEVIRGEKYDGRRADVWSCGVILFALLVGALPFDHDNLRQLLEKVKSGVFHMPHFIPPDCQSLLKGMIEVNPEIRLTLEAIQKHAWYLGGRNEPCPEQPPPRRVCVRRILSLTELDPDVLDSMHSLGCFRDRGKLTRDLQCEEENQEKMIYYLLLDRKERYPSYEDEDLPPRNDVADPPRKRVDSPMLTRHGRCRPERKSLEVLSVTEQGSPTPPRRALDTAAHSQRSRSVSGASTGLSSSPLSSPRSYQSPVFTFSQSDVTSATATPLAKEPKQGNATTPRSARAHDKLKTPPNPKTQTLPIKGPSDRPHLQPIKSLPLHNPSSRSPSPSSLLSPIPRFFFPSSSVLKSVTKSFYPNSAHSVPQVTPQGSPLPTPLGTPVHHPHHPSSTPPSSSSSSSSSRAEGGGGVGSLSLTPPSSPGGGSGMAASSSAHWRTRLNSFKNNLLGSPRFHRRKLQGEFVPTSEDMSSLTPESSPELAKKSWFGNFIGLEKEEQIFVVIRDKPLSSVKADIVHAFLSIPSLSHSVLSQTSFRAEYKSSGGPSVFQKPVKFQVDIAFSEGERERDRERTEREGRRETGIYSVTFTLISGPSRRFRRVVETIQAQLLSSHDQPMVQALSDPFPDEKNGRPHGTPTRQNSRRSEGGGDRCEWGDRADGGGIGGSGGVLQRRGSAKERTRLLSSNGTQSQP
- the si:ch211-255p10.4 gene encoding serine/threonine-protein kinase BRSK2 isoform X11 yields the protein MSKELSLSQSAQYVGPYRLEKTLGKGQTGLVKLGVHCITGQKVAIKIVNREKLSESVLMKVEREIAILKLIEHPHVLKLHDVYENNKYLYLVLEHVSGGELFDYLVKKGRLTPKEARKFFRQIISALDFCHSHSICHRDLKPENLLLDEKNNIRIADFGMASLQVGDSLLETSCGSPHYACPEVIRGEKYDGRRADVWSCGVILFALLVGALPFDHDNLRQLLEKVKSGVFHMPHFIPPDCQSLLKGMIEVNPEIRLTLEAIQKHAWYLGGRNEPCPEQPPPRRVCVRRILSLTELDPDVLDSMHSLGCFRDRGKLTRDLQCEEENQEKMIYYLLLDRKERYPSYEDEDLPPRNDVDPPRKRVDSPMLTRHGRCRPERKSLEVLSVTEQGSPTPPRRALDTAAHSQRSRSVSGASTGLSSSPLSSPRVTPQGSPLPTPLGTPVHHPHHPSSTPPSSSSSSSSSRAEGGGGVGSLSLTPPSSPGGGSGMAASSSAHWRTRLNSFKNNLLGSPRFHRRKLQGEFVPTSEDMSSLTPESSPELAKKSWFGNFIGLEKEEQIFVVIRDKPLSSVKADIVHAFLSIPSLSHSVLSQTSFRAEYKSSGGPSVFQKPVKFQVDIAFSEGERERDRERTEREGRRETGIYSVTFTLISGPSRRFRRVVETIQAQLLSSHDQPMVQALSDPFPDEKNGRPHGTPTRQNSRRSEGGGDRCEWGDRADGGGIGGSGGVLQRRGSAKERTRLLSSNGTQSQP
- the si:ch211-255p10.4 gene encoding serine/threonine-protein kinase BRSK1 isoform X3, with product MSKELSLSQSAQYVGPYRLEKTLGKGQTGLVKLGVHCITGQKVAIKIVNREKLSESVLMKVEREIAILKLIEHPHVLKLHDVYENNKYLYLVLEHVSGGELFDYLVKKGRLTPKEARKFFRQIISALDFCHSHSICHRDLKPENLLLDEKNNIRIADFGMASLQVGDSLLETSCGSPHYACPEVIRGEKYDGRRADVWSCGVILFALLVGALPFDHDNLRQLLEKVKSGVFHMPHFIPPDCQSLLKGMIEVNPEIRLTLEAIQKHAWYLGGRNEPCPEQPPPRRVCVRRILSLTELDPDVLDSMHSLGCFRDRGKLTRDLQCEEENQEKMIYYLLLDRKERYPSYEDEDLPPRNDVADPPRKRVDSPMLTRHGRCRPERKSLEVLSVTEQGSPTPPRRALDTAAHSQRSRSVSGASTGLSSSPLSSPRSYQSPVFTFSQSDVTSATATPLAKEPKQGNATTPRSARAHDKLKTPPNPKTQTLPIKGPSDRPHLQPIKSLPLHNPSSRSPSPSSLLSPIPRFFFPSSSVLKSVTKSFYPNSAHSVPQVTPQGSPLPTPLGTPVHHPHHPSSTPPSSSSSSSSSRAEGGGGVGSLSLTPPSSPGGGSGMAASSSAHWRTRLNSFKNNLLGSPRFHRRKLQVPTSEDMSSLTPESSPELAKKSWFGNFIGLEKEEQIFVVIRDKPLSSVKADIVHAFLSIPSLSHSVLSQTSFRAEYKSSGGPSVFQKPVKFQVDIAFSEGERERDRERTEREGRRETGIYSVTFTLISGPSRRFRRVVETIQAQLLSSHDQPMVQALSDPFPDEKNGRPHGTPTRQNSRRSEGGGDRCEWGDRADGGGIGGSGGVLQRRGSAKERTRLLSSNGTQSQP